DNA sequence from the Ferrimicrobium sp. genome:
ACGGCGATCAAAGTCGCACCATCGAGCGCGGAGGCGCTCGAAGAAGATCGGCGGGTCAGTGCGCTACGAGTTGCGCTGCGCACCTTTGTCGCCAACAAGCTCGCGGTTGCAAGCCTGGTGATTCTCGTTCTCATCGTGCTCTTTTGCTTCGTGGGACCGTTCGTTTACCATACGAATCAGGTCTCCGCCTCCCTGCTGCTAGAGAATCAACCACCGTCATCGGCACACATCCTCGGCACCAGTCCAGCCGGACGCGACGAGCTTGGTCGCCTGATGCTCGGAGGGCAGAGCACCATTGAACTCGGACTTGCGGTTGGGCTGCTTGCGTCAGCATTCGGACTCATCTGGGGCACCATCAGTGGGTTCATTGGCGGCCTTGTCGACTCCGTGATGATGCGCATCGTTGATGCCCTGCTCTCCATCCCCTTCCTCTTCTTTGTCATCTTGCTCGCCTCCATCGTGCGCCCAACGCTGTGGCTGATCATCCTCGTCATCTCGGGGGTGAGCTGGCTCTCAACGGCGCGGCTGGTACGTGGCGAGACACTGACGCTTAAGACACGTGACTATGTCGTCGCGGCCGCCGGCTTTGGAACACCCAGGTGGCGCCTGATCGCACGCCACATCATGCCGAACGTCCTTGGCGTCCTCGTGGTGAATGGCACCCTCAAGGTAGCAGATGCCATCTTGACCTTTGCAGCCCTTGGCTACCTTGGACTCAGTATTCCACCGCCAGCGACAAACTGGGGGGAGATTTTGGCTGGGGGAGTGAATAATATTTTCGATGGTTACTGGTGGCAACTCTGGCCCGCTGCGATCCTCATCGTCCTCACCGTACTCGCAATCAATGTACTGGGTGATGCACTACGTGACGTTGTCGAATCTCGACTGGCTCAGCACTAGGAGGTCCAGATGACACGAACTTGGATCAACACCCATGCCCCAATACAGCCAACGATGGGCGGCGGTCTCCATCCCGACCGCGTAACGGCGCTCCTTACAGAGCGCTGGGATAGGGAGAACATCCTATGATCCGTTACATTCTCAAACGCTGCGGGCAAGCCATTATCACCATCATCGCGGTCTCAATCATCGTCTTTATCATCTTGCACCTCCTGCCGGGAGGACTTGTTCGCGCCCAACTCGGTCAGAAGGCGAGCCCCGTCCAGGTCCACGCCCTCGAGGTCCAAGAGGGGTTACTCCGGCCGCTGCCAGTTCAGTACCTCACCTGGGCATGGAACGCGCTGCGGGGCAACTTCGGCTACTCTTACAAGCTCAGCGAGAATGTGTCTACCCTGCTCGCCGAGTACGTCCCACGCACCTTCTTCTTGGTTGCCATCTCACTGTTGTTCGCGGTCGCCATCGCCATACCCATGGGCCTCTGGCAAGGCTATCGCCGCAATCGGGCTGATGATCACGCGCTCAGTGGCACCATGCTGATCATGTACTCGATGCCGACCTTCCTCCTCGGGGTCGTCTTGATCGTGGTGCTCAACATCTGGCTGCCGGTCTTCCCCTCAACGGCCTCCAACTTTGGCGGCAGCCTCACGATCGACGCTACCGATCTCGCGCTGCCAATCATCACCCTGTGTCTCGCCAACGTCAGCTACTTCAGTCGCTACATGCGCTCCGCTGTCATCGACAACATGCTCGAAGACTACGTGCGCACGGCCAAGTCCAAGGGCGCCCGCAATCGAACGATACTGCTTCGCCATGTGTTGCGCAATTCCCTGAACTCAACACTGACCCTGCTTGGTCTCTCGCTTCCCTATACGGTCTCGGGGTCGCTAATCGTCGAAGCCCTTTTCAACTATCCCGGTGCCGGCCTGCTGTTTTGGAACTCAGCCCAAACCCGAGACTTCCCGGTATTGCTTGGAATCGTGCTTGTCATCGCCGTCATGACGGTACTCGGTAACCTCATCGTCGATATCCTGTACGGCGTCGTGGACCCTCGAGTGAGAGTCCAATGACCTCCGACCACATGGTTGCGTAGGCGCTATCGCCTTAACACATGACGGCGTACCCAACCCGCTTCGTGGTCGAAGGTAACCGGGCTACCCGCTCTCTGTCTCATCCTGATGCCCGATAGCCGTCGTCGATTCGTGCATTCGTCGCCAGAGTACCACTACCGCTCCTGTAAGCTGAAGGGTAACTGAAATCGACTCCGTCCAACGGCGTCTACGCAATAGGCGGCAACATTGAGCTCTGGATCTTTCACACGATGGCGCCAGGATACCTTCCGTTCACTCACGGTACGCAACTTTCGACTCTTCACCATTGGCCAATTCATCTCGAACACCGGCTCCTGGATGCAATCGATCTCGCT
Encoded proteins:
- a CDS encoding ABC transporter permease — translated: MTAIKVAPSSAEALEEDRRVSALRVALRTFVANKLAVASLVILVLIVLFCFVGPFVYHTNQVSASLLLENQPPSSAHILGTSPAGRDELGRLMLGGQSTIELGLAVGLLASAFGLIWGTISGFIGGLVDSVMMRIVDALLSIPFLFFVILLASIVRPTLWLIILVISGVSWLSTARLVRGETLTLKTRDYVVAAAGFGTPRWRLIARHIMPNVLGVLVVNGTLKVADAILTFAALGYLGLSIPPPATNWGEILAGGVNNIFDGYWWQLWPAAILIVLTVLAINVLGDALRDVVESRLAQH
- a CDS encoding ABC transporter permease, with protein sequence MIRYILKRCGQAIITIIAVSIIVFIILHLLPGGLVRAQLGQKASPVQVHALEVQEGLLRPLPVQYLTWAWNALRGNFGYSYKLSENVSTLLAEYVPRTFFLVAISLLFAVAIAIPMGLWQGYRRNRADDHALSGTMLIMYSMPTFLLGVVLIVVLNIWLPVFPSTASNFGGSLTIDATDLALPIITLCLANVSYFSRYMRSAVIDNMLEDYVRTAKSKGARNRTILLRHVLRNSLNSTLTLLGLSLPYTVSGSLIVEALFNYPGAGLLFWNSAQTRDFPVLLGIVLVIAVMTVLGNLIVDILYGVVDPRVRVQ